From the Lathyrus oleraceus cultivar Zhongwan6 chromosome 4, CAAS_Psat_ZW6_1.0, whole genome shotgun sequence genome, one window contains:
- the LOC127075183 gene encoding FBD-associated F-box protein At4g10400 isoform X1: MAPKLLSGKRQKEVENHGGVTDRMSSLPDSVLCHILSFLPTKTSVTTTSLVSRRWRHLWQHLQVFYFAHDSGESVQGSKKFEKFAFFVNAVLAFRKSRDIRKFELSCDIQWSNHRCDCAEMWTRAAINPYLEELTLSMKNCFNTEPVLLPRSLLNCTNLVSLSLVGDIRMNVQGFGVRFPSLKRLKLDADIVDSEIVLLSACPVLETLQHNYFRPGTWAKHHVPPSSQRLNFTDGSFSWTFLEVKRWELLGIIGNLQSMVEACIDFFPAQITESADPILNGIRDPFNGLDIQLHHSTSKQCSLHPRILNYPEFRNLIHLKFILPCFNTNLLVNVLDKCPLIEVLIIQSNKEEQPPLRTWDPKSTAVPKCIICSLSYIHIEGYQGFEDELTFAEYILRNGYVLETMLIFVDASMEQTNKYCSLKRLTDTPRRSRRCQLKFDPAISS, from the exons ATGGCGCCGAAGTTGTTATCGGGTAAACGACAGAAAGAAGTCGAAAATCATGGAGGAGTCACCGATCGGATGAGTAGTTTACCGGACTCTGTACTGTGCCACATCCTATCGTTTCTCCCAACCAAAACATCCGTCACTACCACGAGTCTCGTGTCTCGCAGGTGGCGTCACCTATGGCAGCATCTGCAGGTTTTCTACTTCGCCCACGACTCGGGCGAATCAGTCCAAGGATCTAAAAAGTTCGAAAAATTTGCATTTTTCGTGAATGCCGTGCTCGCCTTCCGCAAATCCCGCGACATTCGAAAGTTTGAACTCAGCTGTGACATTCAATGGTCGAACCATCGTTGTGACTGCGCCGAGATGTGGACCCGTGCTGCCATTAACCCCTATCTTGAAGAACTGACTCTCTCAATGAAGAACTGTTTTAACACGGAACCCGTGCTCCTCCCTCGTTCACTTTTGAATTGCACCAATCTTGTTTCCCTCAG TCTTGTAGGTGATATCCGAATGAATGTTCAAGGTTTTGGGGTTCGTTTTCCATCACTTAAGAGGCTCAAACTCGATGCAGATATTGTCGATTCCGAAATTGTCTTGCTCTCTGCCTGCCCCGTCCTTGAAACTTTGCAGCATAATTACTTTCGGCCTGGAACTTGGGCCAAACATCATGTGCCACCTTCCTCCCAGAGGTTGAATTTCACCGATGGGAGTTTCTCTTGGACTTTTCTTGAAGTAAAACGGTGGGAATTATTGGGCATCATTGGCAACTTGCAGAGTATGGTGGAAGCATGCATTGACTTCTTTCCCGCACAAATAACTGAATCTGCCGACCCTATTCTCAACGGCATCCGAGACCCCTTTAATGGGTTAGATATACAGTTGCATCATTCGACATCAAAG CAGTGCTCGCTCCACCCTCGGATTCTAAATTATCCTGAATTTCGCAATTTGATTCATCTAAAGTTCATTCTTCCCTGTTTCAACACAAATCTTCTAGTCAATGTGCTTGACAAGTGTCCTCTGATTGAAGTTTTAATAATCCAGAGCAACAAG GAGGAACAACCACCTTTAAGGACATGGGACCCAAAGTCAACAGCAGTTCCTAAGTGTATCATATGCAGTCTAAGTTATATTCACATAGAAGGATATCAAGGATTTGAAGATGAGTTGACATTTGCTGAATATATTTTGCGGAACGGATATGTTTTGGAGACAATGCTTATTTTTGTTGATGCTTCAATGGAACAAACAAATAAGTACTGTTCTCTCAAAAGATTAACTGACACACCAAGGAGATCCAGAAGGTGCCAACTTAAATTTGACCCAGCTATATCTTCTTAA
- the LOC127075183 gene encoding F-box/FBD/LRR-repeat protein At5g56420 isoform X2, with protein sequence MAPKLLSGKRQKEVENHGGVTDRMSSLPDSVLCHILSFLPTKTSVTTTSLVSRRWRHLWQHLQVFYFAHDSGESVQGSKKFEKFAFFVNAVLAFRKSRDIRKFELSCDIQWSNHRCDCAEMWTRAAINPYLEELTLSMKNCFNTEPVLLPRSLLNCTNLVSLSLVGDIRMNVQGFGVRFPSLKRLKLDADIVDSEIVLLSACPVLETLQHNYFRPGTWAKHHVPPSSQRLNFTDGSFSWTFLEVKRWELLGIIGNLQSMVEACIDFFPAQITESADPILNGIRDPFNGLDIQLHHSTSKCSLHPRILNYPEFRNLIHLKFILPCFNTNLLVNVLDKCPLIEVLIIQSNKEEQPPLRTWDPKSTAVPKCIICSLSYIHIEGYQGFEDELTFAEYILRNGYVLETMLIFVDASMEQTNKYCSLKRLTDTPRRSRRCQLKFDPAISS encoded by the exons ATGGCGCCGAAGTTGTTATCGGGTAAACGACAGAAAGAAGTCGAAAATCATGGAGGAGTCACCGATCGGATGAGTAGTTTACCGGACTCTGTACTGTGCCACATCCTATCGTTTCTCCCAACCAAAACATCCGTCACTACCACGAGTCTCGTGTCTCGCAGGTGGCGTCACCTATGGCAGCATCTGCAGGTTTTCTACTTCGCCCACGACTCGGGCGAATCAGTCCAAGGATCTAAAAAGTTCGAAAAATTTGCATTTTTCGTGAATGCCGTGCTCGCCTTCCGCAAATCCCGCGACATTCGAAAGTTTGAACTCAGCTGTGACATTCAATGGTCGAACCATCGTTGTGACTGCGCCGAGATGTGGACCCGTGCTGCCATTAACCCCTATCTTGAAGAACTGACTCTCTCAATGAAGAACTGTTTTAACACGGAACCCGTGCTCCTCCCTCGTTCACTTTTGAATTGCACCAATCTTGTTTCCCTCAG TCTTGTAGGTGATATCCGAATGAATGTTCAAGGTTTTGGGGTTCGTTTTCCATCACTTAAGAGGCTCAAACTCGATGCAGATATTGTCGATTCCGAAATTGTCTTGCTCTCTGCCTGCCCCGTCCTTGAAACTTTGCAGCATAATTACTTTCGGCCTGGAACTTGGGCCAAACATCATGTGCCACCTTCCTCCCAGAGGTTGAATTTCACCGATGGGAGTTTCTCTTGGACTTTTCTTGAAGTAAAACGGTGGGAATTATTGGGCATCATTGGCAACTTGCAGAGTATGGTGGAAGCATGCATTGACTTCTTTCCCGCACAAATAACTGAATCTGCCGACCCTATTCTCAACGGCATCCGAGACCCCTTTAATGGGTTAGATATACAGTTGCATCATTCGACATCAAAG TGCTCGCTCCACCCTCGGATTCTAAATTATCCTGAATTTCGCAATTTGATTCATCTAAAGTTCATTCTTCCCTGTTTCAACACAAATCTTCTAGTCAATGTGCTTGACAAGTGTCCTCTGATTGAAGTTTTAATAATCCAGAGCAACAAG GAGGAACAACCACCTTTAAGGACATGGGACCCAAAGTCAACAGCAGTTCCTAAGTGTATCATATGCAGTCTAAGTTATATTCACATAGAAGGATATCAAGGATTTGAAGATGAGTTGACATTTGCTGAATATATTTTGCGGAACGGATATGTTTTGGAGACAATGCTTATTTTTGTTGATGCTTCAATGGAACAAACAAATAAGTACTGTTCTCTCAAAAGATTAACTGACACACCAAGGAGATCCAGAAGGTGCCAACTTAAATTTGACCCAGCTATATCTTCTTAA